A single Bacteroidales bacterium DNA region contains:
- a CDS encoding TIGR02391 family protein yields MSKKSEIEAKIEYQEVIGEANPGGYQPVRFTRIKYKASPNTHIDIRQFQRGYDDEGEEAFFPTKNGFRFPEREFKRVVEQYTLMPETYVHPLIVKKCFSLLKSGQFESAVLLAFKTIETSIRGKIGATADEYGIKLIRKAFHSENGPLTDLKLPKAEREAFCNYIAGAFGFYKNPCSHRDVELDFSSAFDRIVVASDLLKVIENAKVNENKEYDK; encoded by the coding sequence ATGAGCAAGAAGAGCGAAATCGAAGCTAAAATCGAATATCAAGAAGTAATTGGAGAGGCTAATCCTGGAGGTTACCAGCCGGTTAGGTTTACGAGAATCAAGTATAAAGCTAGCCCTAATACCCATATTGATATTAGGCAATTCCAACGTGGTTATGATGATGAAGGCGAGGAAGCTTTTTTCCCTACAAAGAACGGCTTTAGATTTCCTGAGCGAGAATTCAAAAGAGTTGTCGAACAATATACTTTGATGCCAGAGACATATGTTCATCCTTTGATTGTCAAGAAATGTTTTTCTCTTCTTAAATCTGGCCAATTTGAGAGTGCAGTTTTGCTTGCCTTTAAAACAATAGAAACGAGTATTCGGGGAAAAATCGGTGCTACTGCAGATGAGTATGGAATAAAGCTAATCCGAAAAGCCTTTCATTCTGAAAATGGCCCTTTAACAGATTTAAAATTGCCTAAAGCAGAACGTGAAGCATTTTGCAATTACATAGCCGGTGCATTTGGATTTTATAAGAATCCATGTTCACACAGAGACGTAGAACTGGATTTCTCATCAGCATTTGACAGAATTGTAGTTGCTAGTGATTTACTTAAAGTTATTGAAAATGCAAAAGTTAATGAAAACAAGGAATATGATAAATGA
- a CDS encoding iron-containing alcohol dehydrogenase — translation MAGMALGHVHAIAHQLSGFYNLPHGVCNAILLPHVERFNLIACPERFVDIAKAIGENVEGLSTMEAADKALETIQRLSRDISIPSDLKELGGKEKDLPILAENALKDACGLTNPRKATKEGIIQLYKHAM, via the coding sequence ATGGCCGGAATGGCGTTGGGACATGTGCATGCCATAGCTCACCAGTTAAGCGGTTTTTATAACCTGCCCCACGGTGTTTGCAATGCAATACTGCTGCCGCATGTGGAACGGTTTAATTTGATTGCCTGCCCGGAACGTTTTGTGGATATTGCTAAAGCCATTGGAGAGAATGTGGAAGGCCTATCGACGATGGAAGCCGCTGACAAAGCGCTGGAAACCATTCAGAGATTATCCAGAGATATCAGTATTCCATCCGATTTAAAAGAATTAGGGGGCAAGGAAAAAGATTTGCCTATTTTGGCCGAGAATGCTCTCAAGGATGCATGCGGTTTAACAAATCCGAGAAAAGCAACAAAAGAGGGAATTATCCAGCTTTATAAACACGCAATGTAA
- a CDS encoding MjaI family restriction endonuclease: MAKEWILNSAMNRFQLNFKRNVGPTSESIRKCAPKTLEEWKNYYFKNVRSKEHIEELGRKLYVKITEVIQAEVEEITEEDCINYMFQLVINRTFDGYMTEIKTIYGQLQAILQKDFPDIKIEPASDEWDRLFNVDFYILVNGKYIGLQIKPVSDGIQLSQIFKEREIQKHTHEKFYKKFGGKVFYVFSIKDNGKKRIANEEVIEEIRKEIERLKKASS, encoded by the coding sequence ATGGCAAAAGAATGGATATTGAATAGTGCAATGAATAGATTCCAACTAAACTTTAAAAGAAATGTGGGACCTACATCCGAATCAATTAGAAAATGTGCTCCAAAGACACTTGAAGAATGGAAGAATTATTATTTTAAGAATGTTCGTTCAAAAGAACATATTGAAGAATTGGGAAGAAAACTCTATGTAAAAATAACAGAAGTTATTCAAGCGGAAGTTGAAGAAATTACAGAAGAAGACTGTATTAACTACATGTTCCAATTAGTAATAAATCGAACATTTGATGGTTATATGACGGAGATAAAAACAATTTACGGGCAACTTCAAGCTATACTTCAAAAAGATTTTCCGGATATTAAAATAGAACCGGCATCAGACGAATGGGATAGACTTTTCAATGTCGATTTTTACATTTTAGTCAATGGGAAATATATAGGATTGCAAATAAAACCTGTTAGTGACGGGATTCAATTAAGCCAAATATTTAAAGAGCGTGAAATTCAAAAACATACCCACGAAAAATTCTATAAAAAATTTGGTGGAAAAGTATTTTATGTTTTTTCAATTAAAGACAACGGGAAGAAAAGAATAGCCAATGAGGAAGTTATTGAAGAAATACGGAAAGAAATTGAAAGATTGAAAAAAGCCAGCAGCTGA